One Sulfurihydrogenibium sp. genomic region harbors:
- a CDS encoding thiamine pyrophosphate-binding protein: MPTKVIALTGNQAAAEAMRQINFDVAAVYPISPQTELMGFFAEYVANGEVDTDMVAVEGEHSAMAACIGAAAAGARVITASAGPGIAYMVENLYIASGMRLPIVLIDVNRALSAPLSIHCDHADSMLTRDSSWISIFSENAQEAYHNLIMSVKIAEKAMFPVIVNYDGYIVSHSIENVEVLDDETVRNFVGPSGIHRIPYPLLDVSKPVTYGATAQPDYYTECKYQQHVDFLKVYDIFREVAQEFESISGKYYDFIEEYMTDDAEYIGISMGSSFGTLKDAVNALRAQGRKVGAIKIRLYRPFPVKEVARALSNAKGVAVFDRADSFDGIGGPLFKDVASAVFHNQNRPLIHNFIYGLGGREIHEEEFMRAFDRVERLEKGVESRDYLVEYLQVRA, encoded by the coding sequence TTAACTTTGATGTAGCTGCAGTTTATCCAATATCTCCACAAACAGAATTAATGGGATTCTTTGCAGAATATGTTGCAAATGGTGAAGTAGACACAGATATGGTTGCTGTAGAAGGTGAACATTCAGCAATGGCTGCATGTATCGGTGCTGCAGCAGCCGGAGCAAGAGTAATAACAGCTTCGGCAGGTCCGGGTATTGCGTATATGGTTGAAAACTTATACATAGCTTCTGGCATGAGATTGCCAATAGTTTTAATTGATGTTAACAGAGCATTATCTGCTCCTTTATCTATCCACTGCGACCATGCAGATTCAATGCTAACAAGAGATTCAAGCTGGATTTCTATTTTCTCAGAAAATGCTCAAGAGGCATATCATAATCTTATTATGTCTGTAAAAATTGCAGAAAAAGCAATGTTCCCAGTAATTGTAAACTACGATGGATATATAGTTTCTCACTCTATCGAGAACGTGGAAGTTCTTGATGACGAAACAGTAAGAAATTTTGTAGGACCATCTGGCATCCACAGAATCCCTTATCCATTGCTAGACGTATCTAAACCTGTAACTTATGGAGCAACTGCACAGCCAGACTATTACACAGAATGTAAATATCAACAACACGTAGATTTCTTAAAAGTATACGATATCTTCAGAGAAGTTGCACAGGAGTTTGAATCTATCAGCGGAAAATATTATGACTTCATAGAAGAGTACATGACAGATGATGCAGAATACATTGGAATTTCCATGGGTTCTTCTTTTGGTACATTAAAAGATGCAGTTAATGCACTTAGAGCACAGGGCAGAAAAGTTGGAGCTATTAAAATTAGATTATACAGACCATTCCCTGTAAAAGAGGTGGCAAGGGCTTTATCTAATGCTAAGGGTGTTGCTGTATTTGATAGAGCAGACTCTTTTGATGGAATTGGCGGTCCATTGTTTAAAGATGTTGCATCTGCAGTATTCCATAACCAAAATAGACCATTAATCCACAACTTTATCTATGGTTTAGGTGGTAGAGAAATTCATGAAGAAGAATTTATGAGGGCCTTTGATAGAGTTGAAAGACTTGAAAAAGGCGTTGAATCAAGAGATTATTTAGTAGAATACTTACAAGTGAGGGCGTAA
- a CDS encoding thiamine pyrophosphate-dependent enzyme has product MAKKVTIQILADLAQEREERYHSHNPLAPGHRMCIGCGIPPIVNEVLLAIDKPVVVSTATGCLEVTTGVYPYTAWNTPWIHVNFQSAAAVIGGVEAAYNVLKKKGLIGEDIEFVAFGGDGGTYDIGFQALSAAVERGHNFLYVCYNNEGYQNTGYQKSSATPIGAYTKTTPVGSAKVGKQEPRKDLTMIMAAHGIPYVAQASPHIYRDLTRKVKKALTFKGPKFINVLQPCTLSWRFAPEDTMRLAKLAVETRYWPVYEVIHGKYWKVNIKPKRPKPIEEYIAAQPRWKHVLKYPEIVERIQKEVDDKWNHLLALEEMSKALAEKEGIDYEALFANPEDNKESQ; this is encoded by the coding sequence ATGGCAAAAAAAGTAACTATTCAAATATTAGCAGATTTAGCTCAAGAAAGAGAGGAAAGATACCACTCTCATAATCCATTAGCTCCTGGTCATAGAATGTGTATCGGTTGTGGTATTCCACCAATCGTTAACGAAGTGTTATTAGCTATCGATAAGCCGGTAGTAGTATCAACTGCAACAGGTTGTCTTGAAGTTACAACAGGAGTGTATCCATATACAGCATGGAATACGCCATGGATTCACGTTAACTTTCAGTCTGCGGCGGCTGTAATTGGCGGTGTGGAAGCTGCTTATAATGTTCTTAAAAAGAAAGGTTTGATTGGTGAAGATATAGAGTTTGTTGCATTCGGTGGCGATGGTGGAACTTACGATATTGGATTCCAAGCATTATCTGCAGCAGTAGAAAGAGGTCATAACTTCCTTTATGTTTGCTACAACAACGAAGGATATCAAAACACAGGATATCAAAAATCTTCTGCAACACCTATTGGTGCATACACTAAGACAACTCCGGTTGGTTCTGCCAAAGTAGGAAAACAAGAGCCAAGAAAAGACTTGACTATGATTATGGCTGCACATGGTATACCTTATGTAGCTCAAGCATCTCCTCATATCTATAGAGATTTAACAAGAAAAGTTAAGAAAGCTTTAACTTTTAAAGGTCCAAAATTTATTAACGTGCTTCAACCTTGCACTCTTTCTTGGAGATTTGCTCCAGAAGATACAATGAGGCTTGCAAAGCTTGCCGTTGAAACAAGATATTGGCCGGTGTATGAAGTAATCCATGGTAAATACTGGAAAGTCAACATTAAACCAAAAAGACCAAAACCAATTGAAGAGTATATTGCAGCTCAGCCAAGATGGAAACACGTATTAAAATATCCAGAAATCGTTGAAAGAATTCAAAAAGAAGTAGATGACAAATGGAACCATCTCTTAGCTTTAGAGGAAATGTCTAAAGCACTTGCTGAAAAAGAAGGAATAGATTACGAAGCACTTTTCGCAAATCCTGAAGACAATAAAGAAAGCCAATAA
- a CDS encoding aminotransferase class IV, translating into MAEKVFINGKEFEQKNLIRPLMYGEGVFETFRYKGKLPKYIDYHFERLNKGCEILNIPKITKEDFLFYIEDAVNKSEVKDLYVKIIILSEGNSYFPLKPYGKNVMVITKPYEPIKEEIKLTVSPYKVHSSDPLLKIKSNNYLRNILIKRYAKENGFFDCIVLNENNFITETSSATIYWIKGRYLYTPSLDNGVLDGVSRKVVLQEAKTQGFIVVEGRFTLKDIKEADFIFISNALHGLMKVKEINI; encoded by the coding sequence ATGGCGGAAAAAGTCTTTATAAACGGAAAAGAGTTTGAGCAAAAAAATTTGATTAGACCTCTTATGTATGGAGAAGGAGTTTTTGAAACCTTTAGATATAAAGGAAAATTGCCAAAATACATAGACTACCACTTCGAAAGATTAAATAAAGGTTGTGAAATTTTAAACATTCCTAAAATAACAAAGGAAGATTTTCTTTTTTATATAGAAGATGCAGTAAACAAATCAGAAGTTAAAGATTTATACGTAAAAATAATTATTTTATCAGAAGGGAATTCTTATTTTCCATTAAAGCCTTACGGAAAAAATGTTATGGTCATTACTAAGCCATATGAACCAATAAAAGAGGAGATAAAGCTTACAGTTTCACCTTACAAAGTTCATTCTTCAGACCCACTTTTAAAAATTAAATCTAATAATTATCTAAGAAATATCTTGATAAAAAGATATGCAAAAGAAAACGGATTTTTTGATTGCATCGTTTTAAATGAAAATAACTTTATCACAGAAACATCTTCGGCGACTATTTATTGGATAAAAGGAAGGTATTTATACACTCCATCCCTTGATAATGGTGTTTTAGATGGTGTCTCCAGAAAAGTCGTTCTGCAAGAAGCAAAAACACAGGGTTTTATAGTTGTAGAAGGAAGATTCACATTAAAAGACATTAAAGAAGCAGACTTCATATTCATTAGCAATGCTTTACATGGTTTGATGAAAGTTAAAGAAATTAATATATAA
- the dacB gene encoding D-alanyl-D-alanine carboxypeptidase/D-alanyl-D-alanine-endopeptidase produces MRYIIFLLVLIFSFSAYSSEILKYELESTIREINNENDAKVGIFIKSLSEEGLAFMHNHRDPFIPASNQKLITTVSAIANLSPDFKYKTTLATDGIVKNGALYGNLYLIGGGDPSLTVQDLEDMVKKLKEYGINRVEGNLIGDNSYFSEEGIGQGWPEDDLNYCFTARFSGLSVNENCLKVTVNIKNGKVYASMDPLNNYYQIVNNIKFSKKSRNVSLKVEGNKLILEGKVSSKRNLSLEFSIPVNHPSMFTLSVLSKILDENGIKVSGKTYLRKATSNKYLVIHQSKPLRELIKKANKDSNNFYAEQIFRTIGKEVYGEGSANASARAIIDTLRKMDIATENIRIYDGSGLSRYNATTPEALVKVLEYIYKTPYFHDFFESLAISGVDGTLKHRLNDQFLKGRIIAKTGYIKKVKNLSGYVKASNGEVFVFSILVNDLKTTEIANKLQEKICSILAQYPHMVGIGNLNTHNKN; encoded by the coding sequence TTGAGATATATAATCTTTCTTCTTGTTTTGATTTTTAGTTTTTCTGCATATTCTTCAGAGATTTTAAAGTATGAGCTTGAGTCTACAATTAGAGAAATAAATAATGAAAATGATGCAAAAGTTGGAATATTTATAAAATCTCTTTCTGAGGAAGGTCTTGCATTTATGCACAATCACAGAGATCCATTTATTCCTGCTTCTAATCAAAAACTTATAACTACTGTATCTGCGATAGCAAATTTATCCCCGGATTTTAAGTACAAAACAACCCTTGCTACAGATGGCATTGTTAAAAATGGAGCATTATATGGAAATTTATATCTAATCGGTGGTGGAGACCCATCGCTTACAGTCCAGGACTTAGAAGATATGGTTAAAAAGCTTAAAGAATATGGAATAAATAGAGTTGAGGGAAACCTTATAGGAGATAATTCATATTTTTCAGAAGAAGGTATAGGTCAAGGATGGCCGGAAGATGATTTAAACTACTGTTTTACAGCAAGATTTAGTGGGCTTTCAGTAAATGAAAACTGTTTGAAAGTTACGGTTAATATAAAAAACGGTAAAGTTTATGCTTCTATGGACCCTTTAAATAACTATTATCAAATCGTAAATAACATAAAGTTTTCGAAAAAATCCAGAAATGTAAGTTTAAAAGTTGAAGGTAATAAACTAATTCTAGAAGGTAAAGTTTCTTCAAAAAGGAATTTAAGCTTAGAGTTTTCTATTCCGGTTAATCATCCATCCATGTTTACTCTATCAGTTTTATCAAAAATTTTAGATGAAAATGGAATTAAAGTTTCAGGAAAAACGTATTTAAGAAAGGCTACATCAAACAAATACTTAGTTATTCACCAGTCAAAACCATTAAGAGAATTAATCAAAAAAGCAAACAAGGACAGTAATAATTTTTATGCAGAACAGATTTTTAGAACGATAGGGAAGGAAGTTTATGGAGAAGGAAGTGCAAATGCATCAGCGAGAGCAATTATAGATACACTAAGAAAAATGGATATAGCAACCGAAAATATACGAATTTATGATGGAAGTGGGCTATCAAGATATAATGCCACTACTCCGGAAGCTTTAGTTAAAGTTTTGGAATATATATACAAAACTCCTTATTTCCATGATTTTTTTGAATCTTTGGCAATCTCTGGAGTAGATGGAACTTTAAAACACAGATTAAATGACCAATTTTTAAAAGGAAGAATTATAGCCAAAACAGGTTATATTAAAAAAGTTAAGAACCTATCCGGTTATGTAAAGGCATCCAACGGCGAAGTATTTGTTTTCTCTATCTTGGTTAACGATTTAAAAACCACAGAGATAGCTAATAAACTTCAGGAAAAAATTTGCAGCATTCTTGCTCAGTATCCACACATGGTTGGAATAGGTAATTTGAATACACATAACAAAAATTAG
- a CDS encoding NAD(P)H-dependent oxidoreductase — MKNAVILYAHPNPKSFSNAIKEKAYDFLSKNGFNVEVIDLYSINFNPVLSAKDFENIQQGTASEDVKKQQEIINKSDLIVLVFPVWWYNMPAILKGYIDRVFSYGFAYVEEGDEIKGLLKGKKVVIFANFGGSEEEYKRDNFDKCLSKTFEEIFRFCGIDFVKTKFFYSVPYVDDSTRKGYLAEVEITLKEMIG, encoded by the coding sequence ATGAAAAACGCAGTTATACTATACGCACATCCAAATCCAAAAAGCTTTTCAAATGCTATAAAAGAAAAAGCTTATGATTTTCTATCAAAAAATGGTTTTAACGTGGAAGTGATAGACCTTTACAGCATAAACTTTAATCCCGTTCTATCTGCAAAAGATTTTGAAAACATTCAGCAAGGGACAGCTTCAGAAGATGTTAAAAAGCAACAAGAAATTATAAATAAATCGGATTTGATTGTTTTGGTTTTTCCTGTATGGTGGTATAACATGCCTGCAATCTTAAAAGGATACATAGACAGGGTTTTCTCTTACGGTTTTGCTTACGTTGAAGAAGGTGATGAGATAAAAGGTCTTTTGAAAGGTAAAAAAGTTGTTATTTTTGCAAACTTTGGTGGTAGTGAAGAAGAATATAAAAGAGATAATTTTGATAAATGTCTAAGCAAAACTTTTGAGGAGATTTTTAGATTTTGCGGGATTGATTTCGTAAAAACAAAATTTTTCTACAGCGTTCCATATGTAGATGATAGCACAAGAAAAGGTTATTTAGCTGAAGTAGAAATTACGTTAAAAGAAATGATAGGTTAG
- a CDS encoding multiheme c-type cytochrome → MKKVIISTLVLASMTFAQEIKLEKPPQTLSKYYPPNSNKFEFLNSMYAMSTAFTGMFVNIQENDWNKALKWANILRENYLNIGKLVPEYDKALKKSEIDQLVNAVKEKNFDKVKLNADIVGKSCAQCHQKQQITTKIMYHYPSFSLVNLEDPVSRSNLEFEDYMKKMTDSMKKIRIYLEDNKPEKAIAEGNNFVKRLKSLSQSCNDCHTNKMSVEIYQGKELDEKLDLLSKALQSKNKQEVYKNLSWISINNCSKCHNTHQTTAHLKEMLK, encoded by the coding sequence ATGAAAAAGGTAATCATTTCAACCTTAGTTTTAGCATCAATGACTTTTGCTCAAGAAATAAAGTTAGAAAAACCACCTCAAACACTAAGTAAATACTATCCACCTAATTCTAACAAGTTTGAATTTTTAAACTCTATGTATGCAATGTCTACAGCTTTTACAGGCATGTTTGTAAACATTCAAGAAAACGATTGGAATAAAGCTTTGAAATGGGCAAATATTTTGAGAGAAAACTATCTTAACATCGGAAAGCTTGTTCCAGAGTATGATAAAGCCTTGAAAAAATCTGAGATAGACCAGCTTGTAAATGCTGTTAAAGAGAAAAATTTTGATAAGGTAAAACTAAATGCTGATATTGTCGGAAAATCTTGTGCTCAATGTCATCAAAAGCAACAGATTACAACCAAAATTATGTATCATTATCCATCTTTCAGTTTAGTAAATTTAGAAGACCCTGTTAGCAGAAGTAATTTAGAGTTTGAAGATTACATGAAAAAAATGACAGATTCTATGAAAAAGATAAGAATTTATTTAGAAGATAACAAACCGGAAAAAGCTATAGCAGAAGGAAATAATTTTGTTAAAAGATTGAAATCTTTATCTCAAAGCTGTAATGACTGTCATACTAACAAAATGTCTGTAGAAATTTATCAAGGCAAGGAACTTGATGAAAAGTTAGACCTTTTATCAAAAGCACTCCAAAGTAAAAATAAGCAGGAAGTTTATAAAAACCTAAGCTGGATATCAATAAATAACTGTTCTAAGTGTCATAATACACACCAAACAACAGCTCATTTAAAAGAGATGCTAAAATAG
- a CDS encoding ferredoxin-thioredoxin reductase catalytic domain-containing protein: MSEIKPEILEKMINFAKNFAEKSGTVPNPNEEVRMAVIQGLAAHVQELGKPLCPCNFYPNKEEEVKKRRWICACDEMQIFKYCHCLLFTTPEGLPITEYLPEWHEGRQIYGLVKDPTPDKGRALSKVENIIENLKEFVKEHGLDIPEEEIVKFAQETAKKK; this comes from the coding sequence ATGTCAGAAATAAAGCCGGAAATTTTAGAAAAAATGATAAATTTTGCAAAAAACTTTGCTGAAAAATCCGGAACTGTGCCAAATCCTAATGAAGAAGTAAGAATGGCTGTAATTCAAGGATTGGCAGCTCATGTCCAGGAGCTTGGAAAACCACTTTGCCCTTGTAATTTTTATCCAAATAAAGAAGAGGAAGTTAAAAAAAGAAGATGGATTTGTGCTTGTGATGAGATGCAAATATTTAAATACTGTCATTGTCTTTTATTTACAACTCCAGAAGGACTGCCAATAACAGAATACTTGCCAGAATGGCATGAAGGCAGACAGATTTACGGTCTTGTAAAAGACCCAACTCCAGATAAAGGAAGAGCTTTATCTAAGGTAGAGAATATTATTGAAAACCTAAAAGAATTTGTTAAAGAGCATGGATTAGACATTCCGGAGGAAGAAATCGTAAAGTTTGCCCAAGAAACGGCGAAAAAGAAATAA
- a CDS encoding YicC/YloC family endoribonuclease, which produces MPYSMTGFAFVKKAFDDYEINIKVKSLNNKSIDISIKGDKNVLMYLDLEIRKLVQQYFERGSFQLYININSLTPKFIVEPEKLTQYVNVVREITKQANINLSDDKLYEVTIGMIMNNNNVEEELDDTLKENILNAVKEALNTLKEERKREGKSLILDIECRLNKIEEMLKEIEEKKEKVLESVKEKVYQKVKQLLGENYSERAFIEATLLADKLDITEEVVRLKTHIQRFRELLNLNEPIGRKLDFMCQEMLREINTLGNKMPDFSKFTVEMKTELEKIRQQVQNIE; this is translated from the coding sequence ATGCCATATAGTATGACAGGTTTTGCATTTGTAAAAAAAGCGTTTGATGATTATGAAATAAACATAAAAGTAAAAAGTCTAAACAATAAATCAATCGATATCTCTATCAAAGGTGATAAAAACGTTTTGATGTATTTAGACCTTGAGATAAGAAAGTTAGTTCAACAGTATTTTGAAAGGGGAAGCTTTCAGCTTTACATAAATATAAATTCTCTAACACCAAAATTTATCGTAGAGCCTGAAAAACTTACTCAGTATGTTAACGTAGTCAGAGAGATAACTAAACAAGCAAACATCAACCTTTCAGACGATAAACTTTACGAAGTTACAATCGGAATGATAATGAATAATAATAACGTAGAGGAAGAGCTTGATGATACACTTAAAGAAAACATTCTAAATGCTGTAAAAGAAGCTTTAAACACTTTGAAAGAAGAAAGAAAAAGAGAAGGAAAATCTTTAATATTAGATATAGAATGTAGATTAAATAAGATTGAAGAGATGTTGAAAGAAATTGAAGAGAAAAAAGAGAAAGTTTTAGAAAGTGTAAAAGAAAAAGTTTATCAAAAAGTTAAACAACTTCTTGGAGAAAACTATTCTGAAAGAGCATTTATTGAAGCTACTTTATTAGCTGATAAGCTTGATATAACAGAAGAGGTTGTAAGACTAAAAACTCATATCCAAAGATTTAGAGAGCTACTGAATCTAAACGAGCCAATAGGTAGGAAGCTTGATTTTATGTGTCAAGAGATGCTTAGGGAAATAAACACGCTTGGAAACAAAATGCCTGATTTTAGCAAATTTACCGTAGAAATGAAAACAGAACTTGAAAAAATAAGACAGCAAGTTCAAAACATTGAGTAA
- a CDS encoding VIT1/CCC1 transporter family protein — translation MDSLIKIAQEFYIGEINDKVLYTELANLISDKELKENILKIAKTEEKHANFWQKFIISRGGHLPKEKIDRKKLFLLKFLSKFLNPIIFIYLAELGEDSAVKKYYDFYKNAGLTEYERSSLKNIITDEIEHETYFLNQAENLGLSNVRDLILGMNDGLVEILGAVAGLTAVYTTNPQIIGISGIVVGLAGALSMGIGAYLSVKSQKQINTHINERNEILLNTNIEKSYELFEEKLKEDNIPQEAIKEIINVLREKKANLSSIFIKEIEENEIKSGLLTGFSYLLGTVFPITPFFIFSNSYYALTASFFLALLVLSIVGVFVALFSGISIKRKVLEMIIASLSAAAISFSFGKILQHFFNVEI, via the coding sequence ATGGATAGTTTAATCAAAATAGCACAAGAGTTTTATATCGGTGAGATAAACGATAAAGTTTTATACACAGAACTTGCAAATCTAATTTCTGATAAAGAATTAAAAGAAAACATATTAAAAATAGCAAAAACTGAAGAAAAGCACGCAAATTTTTGGCAAAAGTTTATTATTTCAAGAGGTGGACATCTGCCAAAAGAAAAGATAGATAGAAAAAAGTTATTTCTTTTAAAGTTTTTATCAAAGTTTTTAAACCCGATTATTTTTATATACTTAGCAGAGCTTGGAGAAGATAGTGCAGTTAAAAAATACTATGACTTTTACAAAAATGCAGGTTTGACAGAGTATGAAAGAAGCTCTCTTAAAAATATCATCACAGATGAGATAGAACATGAAACATATTTTTTAAACCAAGCTGAAAATCTCGGGCTTAGTAATGTCAGAGACTTGATCCTTGGAATGAATGACGGGTTGGTAGAAATCTTGGGAGCAGTTGCAGGTTTGACAGCAGTATACACAACAAATCCACAGATAATTGGAATAAGTGGTATAGTTGTTGGTCTTGCCGGAGCTTTGTCTATGGGTATTGGTGCTTATCTTTCTGTTAAATCTCAAAAACAAATCAATACGCATATTAACGAAAGAAATGAAATCCTTTTAAACACAAACATAGAAAAAAGCTATGAACTTTTTGAAGAAAAATTAAAAGAAGACAATATACCACAAGAAGCAATAAAGGAAATTATAAATGTTTTAAGAGAAAAGAAAGCAAATTTATCAAGTATTTTTATAAAAGAAATTGAAGAAAACGAAATAAAGTCAGGCTTGCTTACAGGTTTTTCATACCTGCTTGGAACAGTTTTTCCAATAACTCCATTTTTTATATTTTCAAATTCTTATTATGCTTTAACAGCATCATTCTTTTTAGCTTTATTGGTTTTATCTATTGTTGGAGTTTTTGTTGCATTATTCTCGGGAATTTCTATAAAGAGAAAAGTTTTAGAAATGATAATAGCAAGTTTATCAGCAGCCGCTATTTCTTTTTCCTTTGGTAAAATATTACAGCATTTTTTTAATGTTGAAATATAA
- a CDS encoding glycosyltransferase N-terminal domain-containing protein has protein sequence MFKLIYNLVYALALIIVLPVLYLYYKKKGYDFHLKERFLLKKLNTQKPTIWIHCASVGEIKTALPIINYLKSCQDYEILLTIFSVRTYDFAVKNLNGIKITYLPFDLSFLIKKFIKNYKPKILIIQEAEFWFNLITTSCKYIPVVSINTSISEKSKRNITRFRFYFKPILNSFSKIIVRTKEDKEFLSQFVNPSKINVCGNLKLLSEVKHKEVNLEKAKKIILGASTHSPEEEILIKVYKEIKDDQTMLILAPRHLERINEIINLIENHGLSYGLRSKNSSLDAQVYIIDTMGELTSFFKYADAVFVGGTIANIGGHNILEPILSGKKVIIGKNYFKIKDLVELAKSIDVVDIIENEIELKNTILKHLKNNNIDIDLEALRKNIYNCYIKSIKEVLNG, from the coding sequence ATGTTTAAGCTGATTTACAACCTTGTATACGCATTAGCTTTAATAATTGTCTTGCCTGTTTTGTACTTATACTACAAAAAGAAAGGATACGATTTTCATCTTAAAGAGAGATTTTTACTAAAAAAACTAAATACACAAAAGCCTACAATTTGGATACACTGTGCAAGCGTTGGAGAGATAAAAACAGCACTACCAATAATAAACTATCTAAAATCTTGCCAGGACTATGAAATACTACTTACAATCTTTTCAGTCAGAACTTACGATTTTGCAGTCAAAAATCTAAACGGTATAAAAATTACATACCTTCCATTTGATTTATCATTTTTAATAAAAAAATTTATAAAAAACTACAAGCCAAAGATCTTAATCATCCAAGAGGCTGAATTTTGGTTCAATTTAATTACAACTTCTTGTAAATACATTCCAGTAGTTTCAATAAACACAAGCATTTCAGAAAAATCAAAGAGAAATATTACAAGATTTAGATTTTACTTTAAGCCCATTTTAAACAGCTTCTCAAAAATTATTGTTAGAACAAAAGAAGATAAAGAATTTTTATCCCAGTTTGTAAATCCTTCTAAAATAAATGTCTGCGGAAATCTAAAATTATTGTCAGAAGTAAAGCATAAAGAAGTAAACTTAGAAAAAGCTAAAAAAATCATTCTTGGAGCAAGTACTCATAGTCCAGAAGAAGAGATATTGATCAAAGTTTACAAAGAGATAAAAGATGACCAAACAATGCTTATTCTTGCACCAAGACATTTAGAAAGAATCAATGAGATTATTAATCTTATTGAAAATCATGGTTTAAGCTATGGTTTAAGAAGTAAAAATAGTAGCTTGGATGCCCAAGTTTATATAATTGATACAATGGGAGAGCTTACATCGTTTTTTAAATATGCCGATGCTGTATTTGTAGGCGGAACGATTGCAAACATCGGCGGACATAACATTTTAGAGCCAATTCTAAGCGGAAAAAAGGTTATAATAGGTAAAAACTACTTTAAAATCAAAGACTTAGTAGAACTTGCCAAAAGCATTGATGTAGTTGATATCATAGAAAATGAAATAGAGCTTAAAAATACAATTTTAAAACATTTAAAAAACAATAACATTGACATTGACTTAGAGGCTTTAAGAAAAAATATTTATAACTGTTATATCAAATCAATAAAAGAGGTTTTAAATGGATAG
- a CDS encoding sulfite exporter TauE/SafE family protein — MILEYLMITLAGFLGSYHCIGMCGAIPSIISYKNFWIGNILYNMGRIFTYSFLGFLAGMLGMYFHKFEFQLIQKGLSIFVGVMMILFGLQITGNVKEKGVPFLDVVFEAISDLLSNFRQSPFILGMFNGFLPCPLVYAFLMKAVLDKNPLDGMLTMLFFGIGTVPAMLFSSKIINMISPTSRKSLVKIAGIIVIIFGMLTILRGFGIGHHH, encoded by the coding sequence ATGATTTTAGAGTATTTAATGATAACCTTAGCAGGTTTTTTAGGTTCCTATCACTGTATCGGAATGTGCGGTGCTATTCCTTCTATCATCTCATATAAAAACTTCTGGATTGGAAACATTCTTTACAATATGGGTAGAATTTTTACTTACTCCTTTCTTGGCTTTTTGGCAGGAATGCTTGGCATGTATTTTCATAAATTTGAGTTTCAGCTTATTCAAAAAGGTCTTTCTATCTTTGTTGGAGTTATGATGATTCTTTTTGGTCTTCAAATTACAGGTAATGTTAAAGAAAAAGGCGTACCGTTTTTAGATGTTGTATTTGAAGCTATCTCTGATTTATTATCAAATTTTAGACAATCTCCGTTTATTCTTGGAATGTTTAACGGTTTTTTGCCATGCCCATTAGTGTATGCATTTTTAATGAAGGCTGTTTTAGATAAAAATCCGTTGGATGGAATGCTGACGATGTTGTTTTTTGGAATTGGAACAGTTCCGGCTATGCTTTTTTCATCAAAAATCATAAATATGATTTCTCCAACTTCAAGAAAAAGTTTAGTTAAAATTGCCGGAATTATTGTTATTATTTTTGGCATGCTTACAATTTTAAGAGGTTTTGGAATAGGTCATCATCATTAA